A single window of Oerskovia paurometabola DNA harbors:
- a CDS encoding pseudouridine synthase: MSSAREGGRPAARGQRSENSSGTGRPGSGHAGGGRPAGQRSSAPRSGAGRGWAGDPQAGKSKPPRRPAAPKGPQRDVHVADGVRLQKVLATAGLGSRRACEDLIAAGRVEVDGVVVRELGVRVDPEKAVIHVDGMRVQLDQSLVTIALNKPLGVVSTMHDPEGRPALTQFVATRPERLFHVGRLDADSEGLLLLTNDGELANRLSHPKYEVSKTYLVSVEGRVAGNVANKLLHGIELEDGPAKVDRYRVVDTTPQASMVEVVLHEGRHRIVRRMFEELGHPVTRLVRTRIGSIHLGNLRPGATRVLGRTELGTLMSEVGL, encoded by the coding sequence ATGAGCAGCGCACGCGAGGGTGGCCGACCGGCCGCCCGAGGACAGCGGTCCGAGAACTCCTCGGGCACCGGTCGACCGGGCAGTGGTCACGCAGGCGGTGGCCGGCCGGCAGGTCAGCGCTCCTCGGCCCCCCGCTCCGGAGCGGGCCGCGGATGGGCCGGCGACCCGCAGGCAGGCAAGAGCAAGCCGCCGCGCCGTCCGGCCGCGCCCAAGGGACCGCAGCGCGACGTCCACGTCGCCGACGGCGTGCGTCTCCAGAAGGTCCTCGCGACCGCAGGCCTGGGCTCGCGCCGCGCGTGCGAGGACCTCATCGCCGCGGGCCGCGTCGAGGTCGACGGCGTCGTGGTGCGCGAGCTCGGCGTCCGCGTCGACCCCGAGAAGGCCGTGATCCACGTCGACGGCATGCGCGTCCAGCTCGACCAGTCGCTCGTGACGATCGCGCTCAACAAGCCGCTCGGCGTCGTCTCCACGATGCACGACCCCGAGGGCCGCCCCGCGCTCACGCAGTTCGTCGCGACGCGCCCCGAGCGCCTCTTCCACGTCGGGCGCCTCGACGCCGACAGCGAGGGCCTGCTGCTCCTGACGAACGACGGCGAGCTCGCCAACCGTCTCTCGCACCCCAAGTACGAGGTCTCCAAGACCTACCTCGTGTCGGTCGAGGGCCGCGTCGCGGGCAACGTCGCGAACAAGCTGCTCCACGGCATCGAGCTCGAGGACGGCCCGGCCAAGGTCGACCGCTACCGCGTGGTCGACACGACCCCGCAGGCCAGCATGGTCGAGGTCGTGCTCCACGAGGGCCGCCACCGCATCGTGCGCCGCATGTTCGAGGAGCTCGGCCACCCCGTGACCCGGCTTGTGCGCACCCGCATCGGCTCGATCCACCTGGGCAACCTGCGCCCCGGCGCTACCCGCGTCCTGGGCCGCACCGAGCTCGGCACCCTCATGAGCGAGGTCGGGCTCTAG
- a CDS encoding lysophospholipid acyltransferase family protein: MSIPHVPSPTGPAWSRWVGRFLARVIWDTRVVGADRVPATGPVLLAANHTGLVDGPLVLGVAPRPLHVLVKEEMFVGPIGWILRAAGQIPVDRRGGRSALVTALAVLRRDGGVGVFPEGNRGRGDATSARAGVAWLALNGHAPVVPVAVLGTRRTGDGVNRIPGLRRHLYVEFGAPVVVDKADGVRGKAALDAANEQIRAALATLVTGAVDRSGIALPVDGPDRLHPGGRPAQ, translated from the coding sequence GTGAGCATCCCGCACGTCCCCTCTCCCACCGGGCCCGCCTGGTCCCGGTGGGTGGGGCGCTTCCTCGCACGTGTGATCTGGGACACCCGTGTGGTCGGGGCCGACCGCGTCCCCGCCACAGGACCCGTCCTGCTGGCCGCCAACCACACGGGCCTCGTCGACGGACCCCTCGTGCTGGGCGTCGCACCCCGGCCCCTGCACGTCCTCGTCAAGGAGGAGATGTTCGTCGGCCCGATCGGGTGGATCCTGCGCGCGGCCGGGCAGATCCCCGTCGACCGCCGCGGCGGACGATCGGCCCTCGTGACGGCGCTCGCGGTCCTGCGGCGCGACGGGGGAGTGGGCGTGTTCCCCGAGGGCAACCGCGGGCGCGGCGACGCCACGTCCGCGCGCGCCGGCGTGGCCTGGCTCGCGCTCAACGGCCACGCGCCCGTGGTCCCCGTCGCCGTGCTCGGCACGCGTCGCACCGGTGACGGCGTCAACCGCATCCCCGGTCTCCGTCGCCACCTGTACGTCGAGTTCGGCGCGCCCGTGGTCGTCGACAAGGCCGACGGCGTGCGCGGCAAGGCCGCCCTCGACGCCGCGAACGAGCAGATCCGGGCCGCGCTCGCGACGCTCGTGACCGGCGCCGTGGACCGCTCGGGCATCGCGCTGCCGGTCGACGGACCCGACCGCCTCCACCCCGGAGGACGCCCCGCGCAGTGA
- the xerD gene encoding site-specific tyrosine recombinase XerD has protein sequence MTRAAAGEPALVVGQDVPEGPATPETPAAPPLPAALDRAVREYLAHLTVERGLSQNTVAAYRRDLARYAAYLAARGRTEPADVTPADVAEYVTTVRTGADGAALLSPSSTARSVAAVRGWHRFCALEGHTDSDPSAEVRPPAQGKRLPKAISTEEVEAILEAAGAGEGPGPLRDRALLELVYSTGARISEAVSLDVDDLDLGSGAVRLFGKGAKERVVPVGSYAVRALDAYLVRGRPALSATGRGTPAVFLNTRGARLSRQSAWAVLRTAAERAGLEHPERISPHTLRHSFATHLLAGGADVRVVQELLGHASVTTTQIYTLVTRETLREVYASAHPRALG, from the coding sequence ATGACGCGCGCCGCTGCGGGGGAGCCTGCGCTCGTCGTCGGGCAGGACGTGCCTGAGGGGCCCGCGACCCCGGAGACCCCTGCAGCCCCACCGCTGCCCGCGGCCCTCGACCGGGCCGTCCGCGAGTACCTCGCGCACCTGACGGTCGAGCGCGGGCTGTCCCAGAACACCGTCGCGGCCTACCGGCGTGACCTCGCCCGGTACGCCGCCTACCTCGCGGCCCGGGGCAGGACGGAACCCGCCGACGTGACGCCGGCCGACGTCGCGGAGTACGTCACCACGGTCCGCACGGGAGCCGACGGCGCCGCTCTCCTCTCGCCGTCGTCGACGGCCCGCTCGGTGGCCGCGGTGCGCGGCTGGCACCGGTTCTGCGCGCTCGAGGGGCACACCGACTCCGACCCGTCGGCCGAGGTGCGCCCGCCCGCGCAGGGCAAGCGGCTGCCCAAGGCCATCTCGACCGAGGAGGTCGAGGCCATCCTCGAGGCCGCCGGCGCGGGGGAGGGGCCGGGACCGCTGCGGGACCGCGCGCTGCTCGAGCTCGTGTACTCCACGGGTGCCCGCATCTCGGAGGCCGTGAGCCTCGACGTCGACGACCTCGACCTGGGCTCGGGGGCCGTGCGGCTGTTCGGCAAGGGGGCCAAGGAGCGCGTCGTGCCCGTGGGGTCGTACGCGGTGCGAGCCCTCGACGCGTACCTCGTGCGGGGGCGCCCGGCACTGTCCGCGACGGGACGCGGGACGCCCGCGGTGTTCCTCAACACGCGCGGCGCGCGCCTGAGCCGGCAGAGCGCGTGGGCCGTCCTGCGCACCGCGGCCGAGCGCGCGGGGCTCGAGCACCCCGAGCGGATCTCGCCGCACACGCTGCGCCACTCGTTCGCGACGCACCTGCTCGCGGGCGGCGCCGACGTGCGCGTGGTCCAGGAGCTCCTGGGGCACGCGTCGGTCACGACGACGCAGATCTACACGCTCGTGACGCGCGAGACGCTGCGCGAGGTCTACGCGTCGGCCCACCCGCGGGCGCTGGGCTGA
- a CDS encoding heme o synthase: MHTTSQAPIDETGLPSRPAATAQVAGQSRVAADGSAVAGIRSTIGAYIALTKPRIIELLLVTTLPTMILAQGGFPDFWLVVKTLVGGTLAAASANVFNCYIDRDIDELMNRTKRRPLVTGEISPRAALVFATALGVIALLWFALLVNAPSAWLTFAAIAIYVVGYTMILKRRTPQNIVWGGIAGCMPVFIGWSAVTGSLSWSAVALFLVIFFWTPPHYWPLSIKFKKDYANAGVPMLPVVADNRKVAREMIGYTVAMIASSLALWWLAPMTWVYGVVAIGLGAWFLALCVMMLRRANDPTKGKLGAMKVFHASITYLTLLFVAVAVDVFLPF; encoded by the coding sequence GTGCACACCACGAGCCAGGCACCGATCGACGAGACGGGTCTTCCGTCTCGTCCTGCCGCGACCGCGCAGGTCGCCGGACAGTCACGGGTCGCCGCGGACGGCAGCGCCGTCGCGGGGATCCGCAGCACGATCGGTGCGTACATCGCCCTGACGAAGCCGCGCATCATCGAGCTCCTGCTCGTGACGACGCTGCCCACCATGATCCTCGCCCAGGGCGGTTTCCCGGACTTCTGGCTGGTCGTCAAGACGCTCGTCGGCGGCACGCTCGCCGCGGCGTCGGCCAACGTCTTCAACTGCTACATCGACCGCGACATCGACGAGCTCATGAACCGCACCAAGCGGCGCCCGCTCGTCACGGGCGAGATCTCGCCGCGTGCTGCGCTGGTGTTCGCGACGGCGCTCGGCGTGATCGCGCTGCTGTGGTTCGCGCTGCTGGTCAACGCCCCCTCGGCCTGGCTCACGTTCGCGGCCATCGCGATCTACGTCGTCGGCTACACCATGATCCTCAAGCGCCGCACGCCGCAGAACATCGTGTGGGGCGGCATCGCGGGCTGCATGCCGGTCTTCATCGGCTGGTCCGCGGTCACCGGCTCGCTCAGCTGGTCCGCGGTCGCGCTGTTCCTCGTGATCTTCTTCTGGACGCCGCCGCACTACTGGCCGCTGTCGATCAAGTTCAAGAAGGACTACGCCAACGCGGGCGTCCCGATGCTTCCCGTCGTCGCCGACAACCGCAAGGTCGCCCGCGAGATGATCGGCTACACGGTCGCCATGATCGCCTCGTCGCTCGCCCTGTGGTGGCTCGCGCCCATGACCTGGGTCTACGGCGTGGTCGCGATCGGTCTCGGCGCCTGGTTCCTGGCGCTGTGCGTCATGATGCTGCGCCGGGCGAACGACCCGACCAAGGGCAAGCTCGGGGCCATGAAGGTGTTCCACGCCTCGATCACGTACCTGACCCTGCTGTTCGTCGCGGTCGCGGTCGACGTGTTCCTCCCCTTCTGA
- a CDS encoding ParA family protein, which yields MPEFPVPARLATHGPGRIIAMCNQKGGVGKTTTTINLGATLAEYGRKVLLVDFDPQGAASVGLGVNPHELDRTVYNLLMERGADIREVIVPTAVEGLDVLPANIDLSAAEVQLVGEVARESVLARVLRPVQDEYDVILVDCQPSLGLLTVNALTAAHGVLIPLECEFFALRGVALLVETIEKVRDRLNPRLEVDGILATMFDSRTLHSREVVARVHEAFGDKLLHTVIGRTVKFPDASVAAEPITVYAPSHPGAVAYRQLARELVARGDAA from the coding sequence ATCCCCGAGTTCCCCGTGCCGGCGCGGCTCGCGACGCACGGGCCGGGACGCATCATCGCGATGTGCAACCAGAAGGGCGGGGTCGGCAAGACGACCACGACCATCAACCTGGGCGCGACGCTGGCCGAGTACGGGCGCAAGGTCCTGCTCGTGGACTTCGACCCGCAGGGCGCCGCGTCGGTGGGCCTCGGCGTCAACCCGCACGAGCTCGACCGCACGGTCTACAACCTGCTCATGGAGCGTGGCGCGGACATCCGTGAGGTCATCGTGCCGACGGCCGTCGAGGGGCTCGACGTGCTCCCCGCGAACATCGACCTGTCTGCGGCCGAGGTCCAGCTCGTGGGCGAGGTCGCGCGCGAGTCCGTCCTGGCCAGGGTCCTGCGCCCCGTGCAGGACGAGTACGACGTGATCCTCGTCGACTGCCAGCCCTCCCTGGGGCTGCTGACGGTCAACGCGCTCACCGCGGCGCACGGGGTGCTCATCCCGCTCGAGTGCGAGTTCTTCGCGCTGCGCGGCGTCGCGCTGCTCGTCGAGACCATCGAGAAGGTCCGCGACCGCCTCAACCCGCGCCTCGAGGTCGACGGGATCCTCGCGACCATGTTCGACTCGCGCACCCTGCACTCGCGCGAGGTCGTGGCGCGCGTGCACGAGGCCTTCGGTGACAAGCTCCTGCACACCGTGATCGGGCGGACCGTGAAGTTCCCCGACGCGTCGGTCGCGGCCGAGCCCATCACGGTCTACGCGCCGTCCCACCCGGGTGCGGTGGCCTACCGTCAGCTCGCCCGCGAGCTGGTCGCCCGTGGCGACGCTGCCTGA
- a CDS encoding (d)CMP kinase yields the protein MSADGTRAEGRGLVVAIDGPSGSGKSSVSRAVAQRLGTAYLDTGAMYRAATWWCLEEGVDLADQAAVAAAVDVMPLVMGIDPAAPTVHVDGTDVGEAIRTTEISTAVSAVATNLAVRAELRRLQRVIIAAESSASASSASVASSESAGTSFSGGRGIVAEGRDITTVVAPDADVRILLTASEEARLARRSLEVHGAADAAAVEATKDQVLRRDRDDSTVSQFHVAADGVVTVDSSDLDFEQTVQAVLDVVEHATATTAAGGEGTAR from the coding sequence GTGAGCGCGGACGGTACCCGTGCCGAGGGGCGCGGGCTGGTCGTCGCGATCGACGGGCCCTCCGGGTCCGGCAAGTCGAGCGTGTCGCGGGCCGTCGCGCAGCGCCTCGGCACCGCCTACCTGGACACGGGCGCGATGTACCGCGCCGCGACCTGGTGGTGCCTCGAGGAGGGCGTCGACCTCGCCGACCAGGCCGCGGTCGCCGCGGCCGTCGACGTCATGCCGCTCGTCATGGGCATCGACCCGGCCGCGCCGACCGTGCACGTCGACGGCACCGACGTCGGCGAGGCGATCCGCACCACCGAGATCTCCACGGCCGTGAGCGCGGTGGCCACGAACCTCGCGGTCCGCGCCGAGCTGCGGCGCCTGCAGCGCGTCATCATCGCGGCAGAGTCGTCGGCGTCGGCTTCCTCGGCGTCCGTGGCGTCCTCGGAGAGCGCCGGCACGAGCTTCTCCGGTGGGCGCGGCATCGTCGCCGAGGGGCGCGACATCACGACTGTCGTCGCCCCCGACGCCGACGTGCGCATCCTGCTCACCGCGAGCGAGGAGGCGCGCCTGGCCCGCCGCTCGCTCGAGGTCCACGGCGCGGCCGACGCGGCTGCCGTCGAGGCCACCAAGGACCAGGTGCTGCGCCGCGACCGTGACGACTCGACCGTCTCGCAGTTCCACGTCGCGGCCGACGGCGTCGTGACGGTCGACTCGTCCGACCTCGACTTCGAGCAGACCGTCCAGGCCGTGCTCGACGTCGTCGAGCACGCCACGGCCACCACCGCCGCAGGGGGCGAGGGGACCGCTCGGTGA
- the aroH gene encoding chorismate mutase: protein MPVRAIRGATQLDVDEREHLFDRTRELVQAVLDANEIDTASLISIFFTCTPDLVADFPAAAAREMGLGDVPLMCAVEIGVPGALPRVVRLMAHAEVDVPRADVQHVYLHGATSLRKDLAQ from the coding sequence ATGCCCGTCCGGGCCATCCGGGGCGCCACGCAGCTCGACGTCGACGAGCGCGAGCACCTCTTCGACCGCACGCGCGAGCTCGTCCAGGCCGTCCTCGACGCCAACGAGATCGACACCGCGTCGCTCATCTCGATCTTCTTCACCTGCACGCCCGACCTCGTGGCGGACTTCCCGGCCGCCGCCGCCCGCGAGATGGGGCTCGGCGACGTGCCCCTCATGTGCGCGGTCGAGATCGGCGTGCCCGGGGCGCTGCCCCGCGTGGTGCGGCTCATGGCGCACGCCGAGGTCGACGTGCCGCGGGCCGACGTCCAGCACGTGTACCTGCACGGGGCGACGTCGCTGCGCAAGGACCTGGCCCAGTGA
- the tkt gene encoding transketolase: protein MNAFVPANQPLEWSPLDDQAVKTIKALAADAVEKVGNGHPGTAISLAPAAYLLFQKVMRHDPADSHWVGRDRFVLSAGHSSLTIYLQLFLAGYGLEIEDIEALRTWGSKTPGHPEYKHTNGVEITTGPLGQGLASSVGMAMAARRERGLLDPSTAPGESPFDHHVYVIASDGDLQEGVTSEASSIAGHQQLGNLIVIWDDNKISIEDDTDIAFTEDVLARYAAYGWHTQKVDWTQGGTGYAENVDELAAAVAAAQAETGKPSIIALRTIIGWPSPTKQNTGGIHGSAMGADEIRGLKVELGLDPEKTFDVPAEVLAYTRAVGERGAELRERWDTAFEAWKVANPAGHALLQRLEARELPAGWTESLPTFEAGKDVATRAASGKVLTALADTLPELWGGSADLAGSNNTTMDGEPSFVPAEHATKKFPGHEYGRTLHFGIREHAMGSILNGIVLHGGTRAYGGTFLTFSDYMRPAVRLAALMEIPSTFVWTHDSIGLGEDGPTHQPIEHFAALRAIPGLDVVRPADANETAWAWRTILEHTDRPAGLILTRQNVPTFPRGTDGFADASGTAKGGYVLLDTEGTPDVILIGTGSEVQLAVEAREQLAAEGIAARVVSLPSREWFDAQGPEYRESVLPAAVKARVSVEAGIAQGWRDLVGDAGRSVSLEHYGASADYKILYREFGITSEAVAAAAKESIESARTGAAPGGVAIPSVGGTGDQL from the coding sequence GTGAACGCGTTCGTTCCTGCCAACCAGCCCCTCGAGTGGTCCCCCCTGGACGACCAGGCTGTCAAGACCATCAAGGCCCTCGCGGCGGACGCCGTCGAGAAGGTCGGCAACGGCCACCCGGGGACCGCGATCTCCCTCGCCCCCGCCGCGTACCTGCTCTTCCAGAAGGTCATGCGCCACGACCCCGCCGACTCGCACTGGGTCGGCCGCGACCGCTTCGTGCTCTCCGCGGGCCACTCCTCGCTCACCATCTACCTCCAGCTCTTCCTCGCCGGCTACGGCCTGGAGATCGAGGACATCGAGGCGCTGCGCACGTGGGGCTCCAAGACCCCCGGCCACCCCGAGTACAAGCACACCAACGGCGTCGAGATCACCACGGGCCCCCTCGGCCAGGGCCTCGCGTCCTCGGTCGGCATGGCCATGGCGGCCCGCCGCGAGCGCGGCCTGCTCGACCCGTCGACGGCTCCCGGTGAGAGCCCGTTCGACCACCACGTGTACGTCATCGCCTCGGACGGCGACCTCCAGGAGGGTGTGACCTCCGAGGCCTCGTCGATCGCCGGCCACCAGCAGCTCGGCAACCTCATCGTGATCTGGGACGACAACAAGATCTCGATCGAGGACGACACCGACATCGCGTTCACCGAGGACGTCCTCGCGCGCTACGCGGCCTACGGCTGGCACACCCAGAAGGTCGACTGGACCCAGGGCGGCACGGGCTACGCCGAGAACGTCGACGAGCTCGCCGCGGCCGTGGCCGCCGCGCAGGCCGAGACCGGCAAGCCCTCGATCATCGCGCTGCGCACGATCATCGGCTGGCCCTCGCCCACCAAGCAGAACACCGGCGGGATCCACGGCTCGGCCATGGGCGCCGACGAGATCCGCGGCCTCAAGGTCGAGCTCGGCCTCGACCCCGAGAAGACGTTCGACGTGCCCGCCGAGGTCCTGGCCTACACGCGTGCCGTGGGCGAGCGCGGCGCCGAGCTGCGCGAGCGCTGGGACACCGCGTTCGAGGCCTGGAAGGTCGCCAACCCCGCAGGCCACGCGCTGCTGCAGCGCCTCGAGGCCCGCGAGCTGCCGGCCGGCTGGACCGAGTCCCTGCCGACGTTCGAGGCCGGCAAGGACGTCGCGACGCGCGCGGCCTCGGGCAAGGTCCTCACGGCCCTGGCCGACACGTTGCCCGAGCTCTGGGGCGGCTCGGCCGACCTCGCCGGCTCGAACAACACGACCATGGACGGCGAGCCCTCGTTCGTCCCCGCCGAGCACGCGACCAAGAAGTTCCCGGGTCACGAGTACGGCCGCACGCTGCACTTCGGCATCCGTGAGCACGCCATGGGCTCGATCCTCAACGGCATCGTCCTGCACGGCGGTACCCGCGCCTACGGTGGGACGTTCCTCACGTTCTCCGACTACATGCGCCCCGCGGTCCGCCTCGCGGCCCTCATGGAGATCCCGTCCACGTTCGTCTGGACGCACGACTCGATCGGCCTGGGCGAGGACGGTCCCACGCACCAGCCGATCGAGCACTTCGCCGCGCTGCGCGCCATCCCCGGCCTCGACGTCGTCCGCCCGGCCGACGCCAACGAGACCGCGTGGGCCTGGCGCACGATCCTCGAGCACACCGACCGCCCGGCCGGGCTCATCCTGACCCGCCAGAACGTCCCGACGTTCCCCCGCGGCACGGACGGCTTCGCCGACGCCTCGGGCACCGCGAAGGGCGGCTACGTGCTGCTCGACACCGAGGGCACGCCCGACGTGATCCTCATCGGCACGGGCTCCGAGGTCCAGCTCGCGGTCGAGGCGCGCGAGCAGCTCGCGGCCGAGGGCATCGCGGCGCGCGTCGTGTCGCTGCCGAGCCGCGAGTGGTTCGACGCGCAGGGCCCCGAGTACCGCGAGAGCGTGCTCCCGGCCGCCGTCAAGGCGCGCGTCTCGGTCGAGGCGGGCATCGCCCAGGGCTGGCGCGACCTGGTCGGCGACGCCGGCCGCTCCGTGAGCCTCGAGCACTACGGCGCGTCCGCGGACTACAAGATCCTCTACCGCGAGTTCGGGATCACGTCCGAGGCCGTCGCCGCCGCCGCGAAGGAGTCCATCGAGTCGGCTCGCACCGGCGCCGCTCCCGGCGGTGTGGCGATCCCCTCGGTCGGTGGCACTGGCGACCAGCTCTGA
- a CDS encoding segregation and condensation protein A: MATLPDTAPAATRAADPQDEQPASPSTDAQDASEAPLPAPATDRNGNPAFEVHLENFSGPFDLLLSLIAKHKLDITEIALAQVTDEFIAYIRTAERLAREAEEAARAETGPVPPGGAVPDAGAPVARSRRPRPGRGGHPGWDLGTASEFLLVAATLLDLKAARLLPTGDVESAEDLELLEARDLLFARLLQYRAYKQVSAVIADRLATEGRRFPRIVQLEPHLAAMLPELVWKLGPEQLAALAAKAMEPKPPPPGVSLTHLHAPAVSVREQASLVVGLLRREGAASFRVLVADAGETLVVVARFLALLELFREGLVAFEQVEALGELTVRWTGSDGADDEDGASLDAVGGEFDADDTDVPPATVVHPTTRTDP; the protein is encoded by the coding sequence GTGGCGACGCTGCCTGACACCGCACCGGCGGCCACCCGGGCCGCCGACCCGCAGGACGAGCAGCCCGCCTCACCGTCGACCGACGCGCAGGACGCTTCGGAGGCGCCACTCCCGGCCCCGGCGACCGACCGGAACGGCAACCCGGCCTTCGAGGTGCACCTCGAGAACTTCTCGGGCCCGTTCGACCTCCTGCTCTCGCTCATCGCGAAGCACAAGCTCGACATCACCGAGATCGCTCTCGCGCAGGTCACCGACGAGTTCATCGCGTACATCCGCACGGCCGAACGCCTCGCGCGCGAGGCCGAGGAGGCCGCGCGCGCGGAGACGGGTCCGGTCCCGCCCGGGGGAGCGGTGCCCGACGCCGGCGCTCCCGTCGCCAGGTCACGTCGCCCCCGTCCGGGGCGCGGCGGGCACCCTGGCTGGGACCTCGGCACCGCGAGCGAGTTCCTGCTCGTGGCCGCGACCCTGCTCGACCTCAAGGCCGCCCGCCTGCTGCCCACCGGGGACGTCGAGAGCGCCGAGGACCTCGAGCTGCTCGAGGCCCGCGACCTCCTGTTCGCGCGGCTCCTGCAGTACCGCGCCTACAAGCAGGTCTCCGCGGTCATCGCGGACCGGCTCGCGACAGAGGGGCGCCGCTTCCCGCGCATCGTGCAGCTCGAGCCGCACCTCGCGGCCATGCTGCCCGAGCTCGTGTGGAAGCTCGGCCCCGAGCAGCTCGCGGCGCTCGCGGCGAAGGCCATGGAGCCCAAGCCGCCGCCGCCCGGGGTGTCTCTGACCCACCTGCACGCGCCCGCGGTGAGCGTGCGCGAGCAGGCGAGCCTCGTCGTCGGGCTGCTGCGGCGGGAGGGGGCCGCATCGTTCCGCGTGCTCGTCGCGGACGCCGGCGAGACGCTCGTCGTCGTCGCGCGCTTCCTGGCGCTGCTCGAGCTCTTCCGCGAGGGGCTCGTCGCGTTCGAGCAGGTCGAGGCGCTGGGCGAGCTCACGGTCCGGTGGACGGGCAGCGACGGTGCGGACGACGAGGACGGCGCTTCGCTCGATGCCGTGGGCGGGGAGTTCGACGCCGACGACACCGACGTCCCCCCTGCCACGGTCGTGCACCCCACGACACGGACGGACCCATGA
- the scpB gene encoding SMC-Scp complex subunit ScpB, whose amino-acid sequence MTQDTADAALAARGAETDDAPAFSAEHLPGGALAALEAVLMVADEPIPAVQLATALGLPQREVEDLLGELSAEYRGELGGRPRGFELRQAGGGWRVYSAPVFADVVGRFLLEGQSARLTQAALETLAVVAYRQPVTRGQISAVRGVNVDGVVRTLTTRGLVAEVGQDPSTGAVLYGTTGYFMERMGFSSLDELPALAPHLPDVDSIVDAADSTLGASGGGSDRAQPRTPALPDGARPSTNDEGTS is encoded by the coding sequence ATGACCCAGGACACCGCGGACGCCGCACTCGCTGCGCGCGGCGCAGAGACGGACGACGCGCCCGCGTTCAGCGCCGAGCACCTGCCGGGCGGGGCGCTCGCGGCCCTCGAAGCCGTGCTCATGGTCGCCGACGAGCCCATCCCCGCGGTCCAGCTCGCGACCGCCCTCGGTCTGCCCCAGCGCGAGGTCGAGGACCTGCTGGGCGAGCTGTCGGCCGAGTACCGCGGCGAGCTGGGCGGACGGCCCCGCGGTTTCGAGCTGCGCCAGGCGGGCGGCGGGTGGCGCGTGTACTCGGCGCCGGTGTTCGCGGACGTCGTCGGGCGCTTCCTCCTGGAGGGCCAGAGCGCGCGCCTGACGCAGGCCGCTTTGGAGACCCTCGCGGTCGTCGCGTACCGTCAACCGGTCACGCGCGGCCAGATCTCGGCCGTGCGCGGCGTGAACGTGGACGGCGTCGTACGGACGCTCACGACCCGCGGGCTCGTCGCGGAGGTCGGCCAGGATCCCTCGACGGGTGCGGTCCTGTACGGAACCACGGGATACTTCATGGAGCGCATGGGCTTCTCGTCGCTCGACGAGCTCCCCGCCCTCGCGCCGCACCTGCCGGACGTCGACTCCATCGTCGACGCCGCCGACAGCACACTCGGAGCGTCCGGGGGTGGGAGCGACCGCGCACAGCCGCGGACGCCGGCCCTGCCCGACGGCGCTCGACCCAGCACGAACGACGAAGGAACATCATGA